AAACGTTTTTGATGATCATTTAATTCTTGATGCAAATGAAATAGCTTTTTTAGTTGGAAAACTTGAACAATACAATTTAAATGGTACAGATTTAGATATAAAAGGAAAAATTTTTCAAGATTTTTTTGCAAATTTTTTCAAAGGTGATGCAGGACAATATTTTACGCCTATGAATATTGTAAGATTTATGGTAAATCTTTTTGATTTAAAAGAAGATGATTTAGTAATAGACCCAAGTTGTGGTAGTGGTGGATTTTTACTTCAATCTTTAGCACAAATGCAAGAAAAATCAAAAAAATTAAAAGACCCCGTACAAAGGCACAAATTTTGGCATAGTTTTGCAGAACATAACCTTTATGGTATAGAAATAAGTGGTGGTATTAGTAGAACTGCTAAAATGAATATGATTATACATGATGATGGTCATACAAATGTTATAACTCACGATGGACTTGATAGATTTGAGAATTTCCAAAAGAAAAATACATATTTTAAAGAGAATAGTTTTAACTATATTTTTACAAACCCACCATTTGGTTCAAATATCAAAGATGAAAAACCATATTTTAGCACCTATGAAAAATTTGCAAATTCAAATGTAGATTTTATAGATGCACTTATTGATAGCAAAGTAAGTAGTGATTTAAAAAATCAAAAAAGTGAGATTCTTTTTATAGAGAGATATTATCAGTTTTTAAAACCAGCAAAAGGGATAGTCGCTATGGTTTTACCTGATGGAATACTTACAAATTCATCTATGCAATATGTAAGAGACTATATCATTGAAAAATTCAAAGTTTTAGCCTCTTTTTCTCTTCCTCAACATACTTTTTCAAATTATGGTGCAGGTGTAAAATCTTCTATTTTAGTACTTCAAAAAAAATCAGAAGATGAAGAAAAAAAGTTTATAGATAAACAAGATAAAATTAGAAAAAAATATGTAGATATACATAAATCTCAGATATTAGCTATTAGAGAAGAGTTAAAAATAAAACTAGCTCCATTAAACCAAAACCTAAAACTTGAAAAGAAAAAAGATCCAATAGATGAAAATAAGATTTTACAAATCCAAGATAAAATAACAGAGCTAAAAGAGGAATACAAACTCAAAGAGGAGATAGTAAGAGACAAAATCTATGAAGCTGTAAATACAGATATGAAAAAAATAGAAAAATATCCTATATTTATGGCAATTATTGAAGAAATTGGAGAAGATGCAAAGGGTAAAAAAACTTGTGATTATGAAAAAACAGAACTTGCAAGAGTAAGTGAAGAGTTTAAAAAATTTTATAATGAAGTATGTATCAAAGGCAATATAAATTTTCACTAAGCCTCGATTTAGATAAAAATAAAATATTTTTAATAAATCGGGGCGATTTAAAAGATAGAATAGATCCGTTGTACAACAAATATATTTTACAATTTAAGTTAAATGAAATTGAAACTATCAAATTGAATGATGTTTTATTTGATAATCCTATGTATGGAGCGAATGAATCTTCGATTGAATTTAATAATTTTTGTAGATATATAAGAATTACAGATATAGATGAATTTGGACTTTTAAAAAAAGATGGAATCCGTTCTGCTGAAAAAGAAGAACTCAAATACAAAGTTCATTTAAATGATATTTTATTTGCTCGTAGCGGAGCAACTGTTGGAAAAGCTTATATTCATTTAGATAGTTCATTAAATGCTATTTTTGCAGGATATTTAATAAGGTTTAGAGTTAATGAAAGTTTATTGTTAAGTAAATTTTTATTCTATTTTACACAAACCACTATTTATAAAGAGTGGGTAAATGCAATTCAAAGAACAGCAGGACAACCAAATATTAACGCAGAAGAATATAAGTCTTTATTAATACCAAATTTGAAATTAGGTATTCAACAAAATATTATTGATATGATGGATAAAGCTTATGAATCAAAAAAACAAAAAGAAAAAGAAGCTCAAGGTTTATTAGATAATATTGATGATTACTTGTTTGATAAATTAGGCATCAAACTTCCAGTTAAGCCTGAAAATAATATAGAAAATATAACTTTTAAAGTTGGATTTGACGATATTTTTGGAGATAGACTCGATGCAGATAGTTACACAAGTTATTATCAAAATATTTTTGATACATTTGAAAAATCAACTTGTAAATTTACAACTTTAAAAACTATCACAAAAAAAATAAAAACAGGGACAACACCAGACCAAAAACTAGATGCTTTTACAATAGAAAAAGAGATAGTATTTTTAAGAAATTCAGATATTCAAGATGGAGAGATAATTGAAGATAAATTTAAATATATTAAAAATAATTTAGAAAAATATCTTACATTTAGTTATAAAAATGAGATTATTATTTGTATAGCTGGAACTATTGGAATAAGTGCATTAAATAGATTTGATAGATTAGCTATAAATCAAAATGTTTCATCTTTAACAATAGATGAAACACAAATAAATATAAACTTTTTGATTTCTTGGTTAAATACAAGAGTGGCTATTAGCTTACTTAAAAGATTAGCTTCAATAGCAACTATTGCTTATGTAAACAATCCAACACTTTTAAGATTACAAATTCCTTTACCTGCTATAACTATTCAAAATAAAATAGTAGATGAAATAAAACGAAGAAAGCAAAAGGCAAAACAGCTTCAAGAGGAAGCAAAACTTGAACTTGAAAATGCAAAAAAAGAGGTTGAAAGAATAATATTGGGAAATAATTATGAGTGTTGATTTTCCTATAATCGTAAATGCTTTAAGAAAAAAAGTTTTTAATCATACCGTTGCAAAAACCTATCTAAAACTCAAAGAGATAGCACAACTAAGAACTTATGATGAGGGTTATCAAAGAAAAAGAGACAGCGAACATGAAGCTAAAATAATCAAATATTTAGAAAAAAGTTCAAATAGATATTTGCCTGATATTATTTTGGTTATTAGGCACGATGAAATAAAATTTGAGGAAAAAGTTTTATTAAATAATGCTATTTTTAAAATAAATGAAGATATTAATGGTATTTTAAAAATAACTCTAAAAAACAAAGACTCTCTTTCAAATATAAAAATAATAGATGGAAATCATAGAGTTTCGGCTATCAAAAAAATACTTCAAGAAAATTCAGCAAGTGAACTATCAGATTTTGAGATAGGTGTAACTTTTATTTTTACTCATGACAAACAAAGTGATTTTGAAGATGAACTTGCACTTTTTTATTATTTAAATTCAAAGGCAAAAACACTTTTACCAAATGATTATTTAAATGAGGCAACAGCAAATTTAACAGATTCTAAAGCAAAAGAAATAGATTGGTGGCTATATATATTTAAAAAATCACAAAACACACTTACAGAAATTTTTCAAGATAAATTTAGTGATAAATCAGATATCCAGGATATTATGATATCATCTAGTAATTATTTAGCAAAAAAAATACAGGTTGATGATTTGGAAGCAATGCCTATATTTTTCGACATACTTAGAGATCTAAAAGAATCTCCACTTATTAAAAATATAATTAATGATATGATTAAAACTAAGAAACTTTATACTTTTATCAATATTGCGTTTTTTATATCTCCAAAAATGGGAAATATATTCGAATTATCTTGTGAAATCAATGATTTTTATAAATGGCTAAAAAATAAAGCAAAATTAGAAGAGTTTGATAATT
The Aliarcobacter faecis genome window above contains:
- a CDS encoding N-6 DNA methylase, which gives rise to MSELLKLGEEQGLFEFTENKTHIIYKTTQNKGLGAKQPWNATEEKVRAEVLTKYILEYEYPLKNIKIEVPVKRGSGDKDKNRADIIIYTDEKHKKDLVVIEVKNEKFKDIKEAKDQAISYAKYRGAEYAVGTNGKDFITIHLTSEEDRTIESLPKYGGDSPKWKYIRGGEFNDIKPMDTDKLKTLLKEIHDYLWNGGKRNPAEAFNEFSKIVFTKIMDEKVNELSSNYTEHYQFQKDRDESNDELEIRIKGLYNQHKEKDKNVFDDHLILDANEIAFLVGKLEQYNLNGTDLDIKGKIFQDFFANFFKGDAGQYFTPMNIVRFMVNLFDLKEDDLVIDPSCGSGGFLLQSLAQMQEKSKKLKDPVQRHKFWHSFAEHNLYGIEISGGISRTAKMNMIIHDDGHTNVITHDGLDRFENFQKKNTYFKENSFNYIFTNPPFGSNIKDEKPYFSTYEKFANSNVDFIDALIDSKVSSDLKNQKSEILFIERYYQFLKPAKGIVAMVLPDGILTNSSMQYVRDYIIEKFKVLASFSLPQHTFSNYGAGVKSSILVLQKKSEDEEKKFIDKQDKIRKKYVDIHKSQILAIREELKIKLAPLNQNLKLEKKKDPIDENKILQIQDKITELKEEYKLKEEIVRDKIYEAVNTDMKKIEKYPIFMAIIEEIGEDAKGKKTCDYEKTELARVSEEFKKFYNEVCIKGNINFH
- a CDS encoding restriction endonuclease subunit S, encoding MYQRQYKFSLSLDLDKNKIFLINRGDLKDRIDPLYNKYILQFKLNEIETIKLNDVLFDNPMYGANESSIEFNNFCRYIRITDIDEFGLLKKDGIRSAEKEELKYKVHLNDILFARSGATVGKAYIHLDSSLNAIFAGYLIRFRVNESLLLSKFLFYFTQTTIYKEWVNAIQRTAGQPNINAEEYKSLLIPNLKLGIQQNIIDMMDKAYESKKQKEKEAQGLLDNIDDYLFDKLGIKLPVKPENNIENITFKVGFDDIFGDRLDADSYTSYYQNIFDTFEKSTCKFTTLKTITKKIKTGTTPDQKLDAFTIEKEIVFLRNSDIQDGEIIEDKFKYIKNNLEKYLTFSYKNEIIICIAGTIGISALNRFDRLAINQNVSSLTIDETQININFLISWLNTRVAISLLKRLASIATIAYVNNPTLLRLQIPLPAITIQNKIVDEIKRRKQKAKQLQEEAKLELENAKKEVERIILGNNYEC
- a CDS encoding DNA sulfur modification protein DndB, producing the protein MSVDFPIIVNALRKKVFNHTVAKTYLKLKEIAQLRTYDEGYQRKRDSEHEAKIIKYLEKSSNRYLPDIILVIRHDEIKFEEKVLLNNAIFKINEDINGILKITLKNKDSLSNIKIIDGNHRVSAIKKILQENSASELSDFEIGVTFIFTHDKQSDFEDELALFYYLNSKAKTLLPNDYLNEATANLTDSKAKEIDWWLYIFKKSQNTLTEIFQDKFSDKSDIQDIMISSSNYLAKKIQVDDLEAMPIFFDILRDLKESPLIKNIINDMIKTKKLYTFINIAFFISPKMGNIFELSCEINDFYKWLKNKAKLEEFDNFENLYKTYKETYIPEDYKIFIAMEFTANDSVFKAIEGTIKQVAKEINKPLESIRIDRLHKGTSYQIMDEILDQIQHNRLLIADITNMNANVYLEVGYAMGLAKAKNLSNQIMLFVKDNGNDTKVGFDLQSYQQNRYKDTEDLREILEKQLKIYFS